The proteins below are encoded in one region of Sminthopsis crassicaudata isolate SCR6 chromosome 1, ASM4859323v1, whole genome shotgun sequence:
- the LOC141556077 gene encoding LOW QUALITY PROTEIN: uncharacterized protein LOC141556077 (The sequence of the model RefSeq protein was modified relative to this genomic sequence to represent the inferred CDS: inserted 1 base in 1 codon), with product MEPKDGVTSGFLMAPTQEPVTFQDVTVDFTSEGWRLLEPAQRALHRNVMMENYQNLLSVGIPVSRLDLICVLKEQEGTSSPKSRDSSGSHQDFLTEYQRTHIGEKPFVCKQCGKAFTQRHHLTYHQRVHTAKRPFECYECGKVFTQRKCLIAHQRTHTGEKPFVCKQCGKAFTQRYHLTYHQRVHTAERPFECNECGKVFTQRQCLIAHQRTHTGEKPFVCKECGKGFSEKYHLTTHQRVHTGEKPFLCKECGKGFSQSSYLTIHRRVHTGEKPFICSECGKTFSHKKSFTVHQRTHTGEKPFVCKECGXGFSEKYRLTNHHRVHTGEKPFVCSECGKTFSHKSSLTTHQRIHTGEKLFVCNECGKAFSKRGHLTVHQRTHTGEKPFVCNECGKAFSERRHLTVHQRTHTREKPCM from the exons ATGGAGCCCAAGGACGGTGTGACTTCCGGCTTTCTCATGGCCCCAACTCAGGAACCCGTGACCTTCCAGGATGTGACTGTGGACTTCACCAGTGAGGGgtggaggcttctggagcctgcCCAGAGGGCCCTGCACAGGAATGTGATGATGGAGAACTACCAGAACCTGCTCTCTGTGGGGATTCCTGTTTCCAGACTGGATCTGATCTGTGTGTTGAAGGAGCAAGAAGGAACATCAAGTCCCAAGAGCAGAGATTCCAGTGGGTCTCATCAAGATTTCCTTACTGAATATCAGAGAACTCAcattggagagaaaccttttgtgTGCAAGcaatgtgggaaagcttttacTCAGAGACATCACCTCACTTAtcatcagagagttcatactgCAAAGAGACCCTTTGAATGTTACGAATGTGGAAAAGTCTTCACCCAGAGAAAGTGCCTTATtgcacatcagagaactcacactggagagaaaccatttgtGTGCAAGcaatgtgggaaagcttttacTCAGAGATATCACCTCACTTAtcatcagagagttcatactgCAGAGAGACCCTTTGAATGTAACGAATGTGGAAAAGTCTTCACCCAGAGACAGTGCCTTATtgcacatcagagaactcacactggagagaaaccatttgtatgtaaggaatgtgggaaaggttttagtGAGAAATACCATCTCACTACTCATCAaagagttcatactggagagaaaccctttctATGTAAGGAATGTGGAAAAGGTTTTAGTCAGAGCAGCTATCTCACTATTCACCGcagagttcatactggagagaaaccctttatatgtagtgaatgtggaaaaACCTTTAGCCACAAAAAAAGctttactgtacatcagagaactcacactggagagaaaccatttgtATGCAAGGAATGTG AAGGTTTTAGTGAGAAATACCGTCTCACTAATCATCAcagagttcatactggagagaaaccctttgtatgtagtgaatgtggaaaaACCTTTAGCCACAAAAGTAGCCTTACTACACATCAgaggattcacactggagagaaactctttgtatgtaatgaatgtggaaaagccttcagtaaGAGAGGAcaccttactgtacatcagagaactcacactggagagaaaccctttgtatgtaatgaatgtggaaaagccttcagtgaGAGAAGAcaccttactgtacatcagagaactcacactagAGAGAAACCATGtatgtaa
- the LOC141556036 gene encoding uncharacterized protein LOC141556036 gives MEPKEAVTSGFLMAPIQEPVTFWDVAVDFTSEEWRLLDPAQRALHKYVMLENYQNLISVGIPVSTLDLISVLEKQQRAWSPKSRNFSGCHQDFLTAHQRTHTGEEPFVCKECGKGFSQKYNLSIHQRVHTREKPFLCKECGKAFSQIGRLNVHQRTHTGEKPFVCNECGKAFSRRGSLIVHQRIHTGEKPFVCNECGKAFSERGYLIVHQRTHTGEKPFECNECGKAFSRRGCLTVHQRIHTGEKPFECKECGKAFSHRGSLNVHQRTHTGEKPFVCNECGKAFSERGYLIVHQRTHTGEKPFECNECGKAFSRRGCLTVHQRIHTGEKPFECKECGKAFSHRGSLNVHQRTHTGEKPFVCNECGKAFSERGYLIVHQRTHTGEKPFECKECGKAFSERGKLTVHQRTHTGEKPFVCNECGKVFRHRGCLTIHQRTHNGEKPFVCKECGKGFSMRSVLITHQKSHIKEKQNMMK, from the exons ATGGAGCCCAAGGAGGCTGTGACTTCTGGCTTTCTCATGGCCCCCATTCAGGAACCGGTGACGTTCTgggatgtggctgtggacttcaccAGCGAGGAGTGGAGGCTTCTGGATCCTGCCCAGAGAGCCCTGCACAAGTATGTGATGCTGGAAAACTACCAGAACTTGATCTCTGTGGGGATTCCTGTTTCCACACTGGATCTGATCTCTGTGTTGGAGAAGCAACAAAGAGCCTGGAGTCCCAAGAGCAGAAACTTCAGTGGGTGTCATCAAGATTTCCTTACtgcacatcagagaactcacactggagaggaACCATTTGTATGTAAAGaatgtgggaaaggttttagtCAGAAGTACAATCTCAGTATtcatcagagagttcatactAGAGAGAAACCCTTCCTATGtaaggaatgtggaaaagccttcagccaaATAGGAAGGCTTaatgtacatcagagaactcacactggagagaaaccctttgtatgtaatgaatgtggaaaagccttcagccgTCGAGGAAGCCTTATTGTGCATCAgaggattcacactggagagaaaccctttgtatgtaatgaatgtggaaaagccttcagtgaGAGAGGAtatcttattgtacatcagagaactcacactggagagaaaccctttgaatgtaatgaatgtggaaaagccttcagccgTCGAGGGTGCCTTAcagtacatcagagaattcacactggagagaaaccctttgaatgtaaagaatgtggaaaagccttcagccaTCGAGGAAGCCTTaatgtacatcagagaactcacactggagagaaaccctttgtatgtaatgaatgtggaaaagccttcagtgaGAGAGGAtatcttattgtacatcagagaactcacactggagagaaaccctttgaatgtaatgaatgtggaaaagccttcagccgTCGAGGGTGCCTTAcagtacatcagagaattcacactggagagaaaccctttgaatgtaaagaatgtggaaaagccttcagccaTCGAGGAAGCCTTaatgtacatcagagaactcacactggagagaaaccctttgtatgtaatgaatgtggaaaagccttcagtgaGAGAGGAtatcttattgtacatcagagaactcacactggagagaaaccctttgaatgtaaagaatgtggaaaagccttcagtgaGAGAGGAAagcttactgtacatcagagaactcacactggagagaaaccatttgtATGTAACGAATGTGGGAAAG TCTTCAGACATCGAGGATGCCTTACTATTCATCAGAGAACTCATaatggagagaaaccttttgtaTGTAAAGAGTGTGGGAAAGGCTTTAGTATGAGGTCTGTCCTTATTACTCATCAGAAAAGTCAtattaaagagaaacagaatatgATGAAATAG